The Echeneis naucrates chromosome 8, fEcheNa1.1, whole genome shotgun sequence genome has a window encoding:
- the smurf1 gene encoding E3 ubiquitin-protein ligase SMURF1 isoform X2 has protein sequence MSNPGTRRNGSSIKIRLTVLCAKNLAKKDFFRLPDPFAKVVVDGSGQCHSTDTVKSTLDPKWNQHYDLYIGKTDSITISIWNHKKIHKRQGAGFLGCIRLLSNAISRLKDTGYQRLDLCKLNPSDSDAVRGQIVVSLQTRDRIGSGGPVVDCRGLLENDGPVFEGCFSEEPLPYSDSTGAAGGGNCRLDSPSQESRLQTQRIRGQDSRGHGHTPQNRPHGHQPPDLPEGYEQRTTVQGQVYFLHTQTGVSTWHDPRIPRDLASVSCEELGPLPVGWEVRSTVSGRIYFVDHNNRTTQFTDPRLHTIISQQSQVKESSQAPQMDVGGEEGGGDVAARYERDLVHKLKLLRHELSLQQPQAGHCRIEVSREEIFEESYRQIMKMRPKDLKKRLMVKFRGEEGLDYGGVAREWLYLLCHEMLNPYYGLFQYSTDNIYTLQINPDSSINPDHLSYFHFVGRVMGLAVFHGHYINGSFTLPFYKQLLGKPIQLNDLETTDPELHKSLVWILENDITSVLDHTFCVEHNAFGKFLQHELKPNGRNIPVTEENKKEYVRLYVNWRFMRGIEAQFLALQKGFSELIPQHHLKPFDHKELELIIGGLGKIDLADWKTNTRLKHCTSESNVVRWFWQAVEAFTEERRGRLLQFVTGSTRVPLQGFKALQGSTGSAGPRLFTIHLIDANTDNLPKAHTCFNRIDIPPYESYEKLYEKLLTAVEETCGFAVE, from the exons ATGTCGAATCCTGGGACTCGGAGGAACGGGTCCAGCATCAAAATCCGACTGACAG tatTATGTGCCAAGAACCTCGCAAAGAAAGACTTCTTTC GCCTGCCAGATCCATTTGCCAAAGTTGTGGTGGATGGATCAGGTCAATGCCACTCCACAGACACAGTCAAGAGCACACTGGACCCCAAATGGAATCAGCACTATGACCT CTACATTGGAAAGACAGACTCCATCACCATCAGTATATGGAACCACAAAAAGATCCATAAACGACAAGGGGCAGGTTTCCTAGGCTGCATACGACTTCTTTCCAATGCCATCAGTAGGCTAAAAGACACAGGat ACCAGCGCCTAGATCTATGTAAGCTAAACCCCTCAGACAGCGACGCAGTGCGGGGGCAGATAGTAG TGAGTTTGCAGACACGAGACCGCATTGGCAGCGGAGGACCTGTGGTCGATTGCAGAGGACTATTGGAAAATGATGG GCCTGTGTTTGAGGGATGTTTCAGTGAAGAGCCGCTTCCATACTCCGACTCCACTGGTGCAGCAGGGGGCGGGAACTGTCGGCTTGACTCGCCCAGTCAGGAAAGCCGTCTTCAAACTCAGCGAATCAGAGGGCAGGACTCAAGAGGCCATGGACACACCCCTCAGAACAGACCTCACGGGCACCAACCACCTGACCTACCAGAGGGATACG AGCAGCGAACAACAGTACAGGGCCAAGTGTACttccttcacacacagacaggcgtCAGCACCTGGCATGACCCTCGGATACCACG GGACCTGGCCAGTGTGAGCTGCGAGGAGCTTGGTCCATTGCCAGTGGGCTGGGAGGTCCGAAGCACAGTTTCTGGCCGTATCTATTTTGTGGACCACAACAACCGAACCACACAGTTCACAGACCCACGATTACACACCATTATCAG TCAGCAATCCCAAGTGAAGGAGTCCTCGCAAGCCCCCCAGATGGATgtggggggtgaggaggggggag gagatgTGGCAGCACGCTACGAGAGAGACTTGGTCCATAAATTGAAGCTACTCCGACACGAGCTTTCCTTGCAGCAGCCTCAAGCAGGACACTGTCGCATAGAGGTGTCCCGAGAGGAGATCTTTGAG GAGTCTTATCGGCAGATAATGAAGATGAGGCCCAAAGACTTGAAGAAGCGTTTGATGGTGAAGTTCAGGGGGGAGGAGGGTCTTGATTATGGCGGTGTGGCCAG GGAGTGGCTGTACCTGCTGTGTCATGAAATGTTGAACCCTTATTACGGACTGTTCCAGTACTCCACCGACAACATATACACACTACAAATCAACCCCGACTCCTCCATTAACCCT GACCACTTGtcatattttcactttgttgGTCGTGTTATGGGCCTTGCAGTTTTCCATGGCCACTACATTAATGGGAGCTTCACGCTGCCCTTCTACAAACAGCTGCTAGGTAAACCGATCCAGCTCAATGACTTGGAGACAACTGACCCTGAATTGCACAAGAGCCTCGTCTGGATATT GGAGAACGACATCACTTCAGTCCTCGACCACACATTCTGTGTGGAGCACAACGCCTTTGGAAAGTTTTTACAACATGAGCTCAAACCTAATGGGCGTAATATCCCTGTCACTGAGGAGAacaagaaagaatatgtaag ACTTTATGTGAACTGGAGGTTTATGCGAGGAATTGAAGCCCAATTTCTGGCATTACAGAAGGGATTCAGCGAGCTCATCCCTCAGCATCACCTTAAACCTTTTGACCATAAAGAGCTAGAG TTGATCATCGGTGGACTGGGAAAGATTGACCTTGCCGACTGGAAGACAAACACTCGTCTGAAGCATTGCACAAGTGAAAGCAATGTGGTGCGGTGGTTCTGGCAGGCAGTGGAGGCCTTCACTGAGGAAAGGAGAGGAcgtctgctgcagtttgtcacagGCTCCACCAGAGTCCCACTACAGGGTTTCAAGGCACTGCAGG gCTCTACAGGTTCTGCAGGACCAAGGCTGTTCACCATCCATTTGATAGATGCCAACACCGACAACCTGCCCAAGGCTCACACATG TTTCAACAGGATAGACATCCCTCCCTACGAGTCTTACGAGAAACTTTACGAGAAACTGCTGACAGCTGTGGAGGAGACTTGCGGCTTCGCTGTGGAGTGA
- the smurf1 gene encoding E3 ubiquitin-protein ligase SMURF1 isoform X1, with protein MSNPGTRRNGSSIKIRLTVLCAKNLAKKDFFRLPDPFAKVVVDGSGQCHSTDTVKSTLDPKWNQHYDLYIGKTDSITISIWNHKKIHKRQGAGFLGCIRLLSNAISRLKDTGYQRLDLCKLNPSDSDAVRGQIVVSLQTRDRIGSGGPVVDCRGLLENDGPVFEGCFSEEPLPYSDSTGAAGGGNCRLDSPSQESRLQTQRIRGQDSRGHGHTPQNRPHGHQPPDLPEGYEQRTTVQGQVYFLHTQTGVSTWHDPRIPRDLASVSCEELGPLPVGWEVRSTVSGRIYFVDHNNRTTQFTDPRLHTIISQQSQVKESSQAPQMDVGGEEGGGGGVGSGGGGGGEGDVAARYERDLVHKLKLLRHELSLQQPQAGHCRIEVSREEIFEESYRQIMKMRPKDLKKRLMVKFRGEEGLDYGGVAREWLYLLCHEMLNPYYGLFQYSTDNIYTLQINPDSSINPDHLSYFHFVGRVMGLAVFHGHYINGSFTLPFYKQLLGKPIQLNDLETTDPELHKSLVWILENDITSVLDHTFCVEHNAFGKFLQHELKPNGRNIPVTEENKKEYVRLYVNWRFMRGIEAQFLALQKGFSELIPQHHLKPFDHKELELIIGGLGKIDLADWKTNTRLKHCTSESNVVRWFWQAVEAFTEERRGRLLQFVTGSTRVPLQGFKALQGSTGSAGPRLFTIHLIDANTDNLPKAHTCFNRIDIPPYESYEKLYEKLLTAVEETCGFAVE; from the exons ATGTCGAATCCTGGGACTCGGAGGAACGGGTCCAGCATCAAAATCCGACTGACAG tatTATGTGCCAAGAACCTCGCAAAGAAAGACTTCTTTC GCCTGCCAGATCCATTTGCCAAAGTTGTGGTGGATGGATCAGGTCAATGCCACTCCACAGACACAGTCAAGAGCACACTGGACCCCAAATGGAATCAGCACTATGACCT CTACATTGGAAAGACAGACTCCATCACCATCAGTATATGGAACCACAAAAAGATCCATAAACGACAAGGGGCAGGTTTCCTAGGCTGCATACGACTTCTTTCCAATGCCATCAGTAGGCTAAAAGACACAGGat ACCAGCGCCTAGATCTATGTAAGCTAAACCCCTCAGACAGCGACGCAGTGCGGGGGCAGATAGTAG TGAGTTTGCAGACACGAGACCGCATTGGCAGCGGAGGACCTGTGGTCGATTGCAGAGGACTATTGGAAAATGATGG GCCTGTGTTTGAGGGATGTTTCAGTGAAGAGCCGCTTCCATACTCCGACTCCACTGGTGCAGCAGGGGGCGGGAACTGTCGGCTTGACTCGCCCAGTCAGGAAAGCCGTCTTCAAACTCAGCGAATCAGAGGGCAGGACTCAAGAGGCCATGGACACACCCCTCAGAACAGACCTCACGGGCACCAACCACCTGACCTACCAGAGGGATACG AGCAGCGAACAACAGTACAGGGCCAAGTGTACttccttcacacacagacaggcgtCAGCACCTGGCATGACCCTCGGATACCACG GGACCTGGCCAGTGTGAGCTGCGAGGAGCTTGGTCCATTGCCAGTGGGCTGGGAGGTCCGAAGCACAGTTTCTGGCCGTATCTATTTTGTGGACCACAACAACCGAACCACACAGTTCACAGACCCACGATTACACACCATTATCAG TCAGCAATCCCAAGTGAAGGAGTCCTCGCAAGCCCCCCAGATGGATgtggggggtgaggaggggggaggtggaggggtgggCAGCggcggagggggagggggagaaggagatgTGGCAGCACGCTACGAGAGAGACTTGGTCCATAAATTGAAGCTACTCCGACACGAGCTTTCCTTGCAGCAGCCTCAAGCAGGACACTGTCGCATAGAGGTGTCCCGAGAGGAGATCTTTGAG GAGTCTTATCGGCAGATAATGAAGATGAGGCCCAAAGACTTGAAGAAGCGTTTGATGGTGAAGTTCAGGGGGGAGGAGGGTCTTGATTATGGCGGTGTGGCCAG GGAGTGGCTGTACCTGCTGTGTCATGAAATGTTGAACCCTTATTACGGACTGTTCCAGTACTCCACCGACAACATATACACACTACAAATCAACCCCGACTCCTCCATTAACCCT GACCACTTGtcatattttcactttgttgGTCGTGTTATGGGCCTTGCAGTTTTCCATGGCCACTACATTAATGGGAGCTTCACGCTGCCCTTCTACAAACAGCTGCTAGGTAAACCGATCCAGCTCAATGACTTGGAGACAACTGACCCTGAATTGCACAAGAGCCTCGTCTGGATATT GGAGAACGACATCACTTCAGTCCTCGACCACACATTCTGTGTGGAGCACAACGCCTTTGGAAAGTTTTTACAACATGAGCTCAAACCTAATGGGCGTAATATCCCTGTCACTGAGGAGAacaagaaagaatatgtaag ACTTTATGTGAACTGGAGGTTTATGCGAGGAATTGAAGCCCAATTTCTGGCATTACAGAAGGGATTCAGCGAGCTCATCCCTCAGCATCACCTTAAACCTTTTGACCATAAAGAGCTAGAG TTGATCATCGGTGGACTGGGAAAGATTGACCTTGCCGACTGGAAGACAAACACTCGTCTGAAGCATTGCACAAGTGAAAGCAATGTGGTGCGGTGGTTCTGGCAGGCAGTGGAGGCCTTCACTGAGGAAAGGAGAGGAcgtctgctgcagtttgtcacagGCTCCACCAGAGTCCCACTACAGGGTTTCAAGGCACTGCAGG gCTCTACAGGTTCTGCAGGACCAAGGCTGTTCACCATCCATTTGATAGATGCCAACACCGACAACCTGCCCAAGGCTCACACATG TTTCAACAGGATAGACATCCCTCCCTACGAGTCTTACGAGAAACTTTACGAGAAACTGCTGACAGCTGTGGAGGAGACTTGCGGCTTCGCTGTGGAGTGA